AACGATCTCGGAGTTTCGGGAGAAGCCGCCTTTATTCGTTTGTTCGCGGCCTTTCTTTGGATGTCCACGGGAGAATCGACCGTTTCCGAAGCGCAACTCGGAATCGATTCGGCGGGAGCGGCGGGTTTTAAGACGGGCATGGAATCGGTGTTAGGCGCTCTTCCCTTTCCGCCGGCAAACCAAGACGGAGGAGAACTCCGAAAGTTATACGAAACACTTCCTCTTCCGTTTATCATCCCTTTGAACAATTTAAAACCGGGACAGTTTCATTTTATCGATCAGACGAGAAGCAACACGGGAACACAACCGGCCGTGGTTCTTTTGAAAAAGACCGCGCCTAGTTTAAAGATTTTGCAAGTGAATGCGGACCCGTATCGATTGGGACAGGTTTCCCAATCCGTGGTTCGCACCGAAGACGAGGGAGAACCGGTTCTTTTACCGGCAACGGACGGACCCGAGATCGTCTGTCCGTTGGATTACTTTCATTCCGTGGATTTTAAAAACAGATAAACGGATTTACTCCGCCGCGGGCTGGACGCGTAAAAATTTAGCGCGGTAAATCGCGGAAAAATTTCGGTTATTCCATTCCCATCATTCCGCGAAACTCGCCCATTCGTTCCTCGGCCGCGTTTTGCGCGAGTTCCAAGGAACGGGTCACCGCTTGTTTGATGCTTTTTTGAAGAAGTTTTTTGTCGTTCTTTGCGAGAAGTTCGTCTTCGATGAGAATGTCTTTGATGTTGAGCTTTCCGTCGGAGATACAAGTTACGAGGTCGTTTTTGGATTTCGCTTCGAAGGAGAGAGCCATCAGATCCTTTTCCAACTTCTTCATTTTGACCCGCATCTGGTTCATCTGCTTCATTGATTCTAACTTGTTACCGAACATTCTTTGATTCCCTTTGAAGATGGTTTTGATTTCGAGAAAGGCTCCGCGATTTTCATCGAGCGCGATTCCCTTCTCCATCAAATTCTTAAAACGTAAAAAACGGGCAACTAGAAAAGAGGAAGAATTTAAAAGGAAAGTTCCATTCCTAACGAAGTGAAGTATTCCGAATAATACTGGGAATAAGCGGGAAGTCTAAACGGACCCACGTCCGTATAAATCACGCCTTTGGAAAGATTGTTTCTGAAGTTCATGAAAAAGATCGCGTTTTGAAAACTGGTCTTTCCTCGGAAACTCGCCGAAAAGGAGCGTAACGGTTCGTCGACCTGCGTGTTGACTCCCGTGTTTCTCTGAGAAAGAAGATTGTAATAGTTGTTTCCGAAGAACAAAGAATATCTTCCCGCGGGATCCAAGAGCATCGTAAAACCCAAGGTGGTCGCGTCGGATTCCGGAGTGATATAAAGACCGTTGGCTCTTGTGTTCGGGTCCGCAGAATAACTGTATCGAACGTTGAGAATGATTTTCGTGAAGT
This genomic stretch from Leptospira kmetyi serovar Malaysia str. Bejo-Iso9 harbors:
- a CDS encoding YbaB/EbfC family nucleoid-associated protein, whose amino-acid sequence is MFGNKLESMKQMNQMRVKMKKLEKDLMALSFEAKSKNDLVTCISDGKLNIKDILIEDELLAKNDKKLLQKSIKQAVTRSLELAQNAAEERMGEFRGMMGME